Part of the Nocardia higoensis genome, ACACGGAGGCAGCGCAGTGAGACAGATCCTATTCGCGGCGGCGATCGCGCTGACGGTGTCGATTCTGTTGACTCCGTTGCTGATCAAGTTCTTCGCCAAACAGGGCTTCGGACAGGAGATCCGGGTCGACGGGCCGGCCAGCCACCAGGCCAAGCGCGGCACCCCGACCATGGGCGGCGTCGCGATTCTCATCGGTATGTGGGCCGGTTATCTCGGCTCGCACCTGATCGGCATCGGCTACGACGCCGAGGGACCTTCGGCCTCGGCGCTGCTGGTGCTCGGCCTGGCGACGGCGCTGGGCGCGGTCGGCTTCCTCGACGATTTCATCAAGCTGCGCAAGGGCCGCAATCTCGGTCTCACCGCCGCGGGCAAGTACATCGGTCAGCTCAGCGCCGCCGTCGTGTTCGGCATCCTGGCACTGCAGTTCAAGGGCGAGAACGGACTCACCCCCGCCAGCACCCACCTGTCCTACGTCCGCGACATCACCACCGTGTCGATGGGCGTGATCGTGTTCCTGGCCTTCGTCAGTCTGGTCGTGGTCGCCTGGTCGAACGCGGTCAACCTGACCGACGGCCTGGACGGCCTGGCCGCGGGGTCGATGAGCCTGGTGCTCGGCGGCTACGTGATCATCACCTTCTGGCAGTACTACCACGCCTGCGCGATCAAGCCGGAAGCCGGTTGTTACAACGTGCGCGATCCGCTGGACCTGGCGCTGGTGTGCGCGGCGGGCACCGCGGCCTGCATCGGATTCCTCTGGTGGAACGCGGCTCCGGCCAAGATCTTCATGGGCGACACCGGTTCGCTCGCGCTCGGCGGTCTGCTCGCCGGTCTGTCCATCACCACCCGCACCGAGCTGCTGATGGTCGTGATCGGCGCGCTGTTCGTCGCCGAGGCCGCCTCGGTGGTGCTGCAGGTGGCGGTGTTCCGCACCACGCGCAACCGGTTGTTCAAGATGGCGCCGTTCCACCACCACTTCGAACTCAGCAAGTGGGCGGAAACGACGGTCATCATTCGGTTCTGGCTGCTGGCCGCGATGGCCTCGGCGGTCGGACTCGGTCTGTTCTACAGCGAATACCTCTCCGCGGTCGGGTGATCCAGGATGGTCGAACATTCTCCGCGGGCCCTGCGCTCACCCGGGCCCATGCTGGAATTTCTGCGTGGCCGTGACGTTCTCGTCGCAGGCTGGGGCGTGTCGGGACGCTCGCTGGTCGAGCCGTTGCGCGACATCGGGGCCCACCCGGTGGTCACCGACAGCGGCGCGGCCGCCTTGGCCGAAGCCGCCGGGCTGGGGCTGGAAGTCGCCACCGCGGTCGAGCTGGAGACGGCCGACCTGAGCCGGTTCGCGCTGGTCATCACCAGCCCGGGCTGGCGGCCGGACTCACCGGTGCTGGTCTCGGCGGTCACCGAGGGCATCCCGGTCTGGGGCGATGTCGAATTCGCCTGGTGGGTCGATCAGGCCCGCATCTACGGCCCGGTGCGCAAGTGGCTGGTGGTCACCGGAACCAACGGCAAGACCACCACCACCCAGATGACCCACTCGATCCTGCGCGCGGCCGGCATTCCCAGCGTGGCCTGCGGCAATATCGGGCTGCCGATCCTGGACGCGCTGCGCCGCAATCCCGGTCCGCAGGTGCTCGCGGTCGAACTGTCCTCGTTCCAGCTGCACTGGGCGCCCTCGGTGCGCCCGGAAGCGGGCGTGGTGCTCAATGTCGCCGAAGACCATCTCGACTGGCACGGCGGGCTCGACGCCTACGCCGCCGCCAAATCCAGGGCGCTGGTCGGGCGGGTCGGCGTGGTCGGCCTGGACGATCCGGTCGCGGCCTCGCTGGCCCGGCGCTCCAAGGCCAAGCGCACCGTCGGCTTCCGGGTCGGCGTGCCCGCCGACGGTGAACTCGGCGTGGTCGACGGCAAACTGCTCGACCGTGCCTTCACCAAAGCCGCCATCCTGGCCGAGGTCGGCGACATCAGCCCGCCCGGGCCCGCCGGGGTGGCCGACGCGCTCGCCGCGTCCGCGCTGACCAGGGCGATCGACGTGGCGCCGCAATTCGTCAAGGAAGGCCTGCAGGAGCACAAGGTGGGCCCGCACCGGTCGGCGTTCGTGCGCGAACTCGGCGGCGTCGAGTTCGTCGACGACTCCAAGGCCACCAACCCGCACGCGGCGCGCTCGTCGATCCTGGCGCACCAGAGCGTCATCTGGATCGCGGGCGGGCTGCTCAAGGGCGCGGGCGTCGAGGACCTGATCGAAGAGGTCGCCG contains:
- the mraY gene encoding phospho-N-acetylmuramoyl-pentapeptide-transferase, which encodes MRQILFAAAIALTVSILLTPLLIKFFAKQGFGQEIRVDGPASHQAKRGTPTMGGVAILIGMWAGYLGSHLIGIGYDAEGPSASALLVLGLATALGAVGFLDDFIKLRKGRNLGLTAAGKYIGQLSAAVVFGILALQFKGENGLTPASTHLSYVRDITTVSMGVIVFLAFVSLVVVAWSNAVNLTDGLDGLAAGSMSLVLGGYVIITFWQYYHACAIKPEAGCYNVRDPLDLALVCAAGTAACIGFLWWNAAPAKIFMGDTGSLALGGLLAGLSITTRTELLMVVIGALFVAEAASVVLQVAVFRTTRNRLFKMAPFHHHFELSKWAETTVIIRFWLLAAMASAVGLGLFYSEYLSAVG
- the murD gene encoding UDP-N-acetylmuramoyl-L-alanine--D-glutamate ligase translates to MLEFLRGRDVLVAGWGVSGRSLVEPLRDIGAHPVVTDSGAAALAEAAGLGLEVATAVELETADLSRFALVITSPGWRPDSPVLVSAVTEGIPVWGDVEFAWWVDQARIYGPVRKWLVVTGTNGKTTTTQMTHSILRAAGIPSVACGNIGLPILDALRRNPGPQVLAVELSSFQLHWAPSVRPEAGVVLNVAEDHLDWHGGLDAYAAAKSRALVGRVGVVGLDDPVAASLARRSKAKRTVGFRVGVPADGELGVVDGKLLDRAFTKAAILAEVGDISPPGPAGVADALAASALTRAIDVAPQFVKEGLQEHKVGPHRSAFVRELGGVEFVDDSKATNPHAARSSILAHQSVIWIAGGLLKGAGVEDLIEEVAEHLVAAVLIGADAPVIADALARHAPEVPVVEVRAGDDAGMADDPNRSHPHRSSEADAVMARAVRTAAGFARSGDTVLLAPAAASLDMFADYTHRGRSFAGAVHALEDGDLGRQP